In a genomic window of Sutcliffiella sp. FSL R7-0096:
- a CDS encoding IS110 family transposase: protein MDFKQNQKINQVTENTLVVGIDIAKRKHFACFVDDRGRVLQKSFSVLQSSDGFDRFYERILAAMKEYEKTEVIVGIEPTGHYWLNLAYFLEERGIPLVMTNPMHVKRSKELDDNLPTKHDRKDALVIARLIKDGRFSYPRILKDVEAELRVGSTFRSKLTEELGAVKNMVIRWLDRYFPEFTQVFPTFGKMAMAVLECTPFPADLHQKQPDEVLALYRKVEGLKSPQRPKAIRLIELASDSIGVTEGREMARMEIATLVRRYHQLEQEIESITQHLVELIQTSVEYEWLSTVPGLGDTTIVDLLAEIGSFSHYEDPRQLIKLAGLTLRENSSGQHKGQKRISKRGRRKLRSLLFRVMMPMIRHNEAFKRLHDYYTNRKDNPLRKKQSIVVLCGKLLKVLHGISTKHKAFDAKRMMRDIPSLAEAM, encoded by the coding sequence ATGGATTTTAAACAAAATCAGAAGATAAATCAAGTCACCGAAAATACACTTGTAGTCGGAATCGATATTGCAAAGCGGAAACACTTCGCCTGCTTTGTCGATGACCGTGGGCGTGTGCTTCAAAAATCTTTTTCGGTATTACAGTCTAGCGACGGTTTTGATCGTTTTTACGAGCGTATTTTGGCTGCCATGAAAGAATACGAAAAGACGGAGGTCATTGTCGGGATTGAACCTACCGGCCATTACTGGCTTAATCTAGCCTATTTCCTTGAGGAACGAGGCATTCCCCTGGTGATGACCAATCCTATGCACGTTAAGCGGTCAAAAGAATTGGATGACAACTTGCCAACCAAACATGACCGTAAAGATGCGTTAGTTATCGCTCGCCTGATTAAAGATGGACGCTTCAGTTATCCTCGTATCCTAAAGGATGTGGAGGCTGAACTCCGTGTGGGTTCAACGTTCAGAAGCAAGTTGACAGAGGAACTGGGTGCCGTCAAAAACATGGTCATTCGCTGGCTGGATCGCTATTTTCCTGAGTTCACCCAGGTCTTTCCGACATTCGGAAAGATGGCAATGGCTGTCCTGGAGTGCACACCATTTCCGGCCGATCTTCATCAGAAACAACCGGATGAAGTATTGGCACTTTACCGTAAGGTCGAGGGGCTCAAATCCCCCCAAAGGCCGAAAGCCATACGACTGATAGAACTCGCTTCAGACTCGATCGGGGTAACAGAAGGACGGGAGATGGCCCGTATGGAAATTGCCACACTCGTTCGCCGTTACCACCAGTTAGAACAAGAGATTGAAAGCATTACGCAGCACCTGGTTGAACTTATCCAAACATCAGTAGAATACGAATGGCTCTCAACGGTTCCTGGACTTGGAGATACCACGATTGTCGATTTACTAGCTGAAATCGGAAGCTTTTCTCACTATGAAGATCCACGCCAACTAATCAAACTCGCGGGATTGACATTACGGGAAAATTCCTCCGGCCAGCACAAAGGACAAAAGCGAATCTCCAAAAGGGGCAGAAGAAAGCTTCGTTCCCTCCTATTCCGAGTGATGATGCCGATGATTCGCCATAATGAAGCTTTTAAAAGGCTCCATGATTACTACACAAACCGTAAGGATAATCCGTTACGCAAGAAGCAATCCATCGTGGTCCTATGCGGAAAACTCTTAAAAGTTCTCCATGGAATCAGCACGAAGCACAAAGCGTTTGACGCAAAGCGAATGATGAGGGATATTCCTAGTCTCGCAGAGGCTATGTAA
- a CDS encoding (S)-benzoin forming benzil reductase, with the protein MNYFIVTGSSKGLGEATVKLLLKENHHVICIARNENKDLELAAKQNGAKITLLQEDLSKHERVTGIVQYLLATIEEDDQVEGIYLINNAGMVDPIKPAGKAEESAMIKAVHLNLLTPMLMTNEFIRLTEEWTCKKVIVNISSGAANHPIHGWNTYCTTKAGLDMFTKTVGLEQSQATHPTTILSFSPGIMDTAMQGVIRSSDKENFNNVEMFKSYHEEGQLRSPEFVAKKMIDLLFSSNVENGRVYDIKEFL; encoded by the coding sequence ATGAACTATTTTATCGTCACAGGCTCTTCTAAAGGACTTGGAGAAGCTACAGTAAAACTACTATTAAAAGAAAACCATCATGTAATATGCATTGCTAGAAATGAAAATAAGGATCTAGAACTGGCAGCAAAACAGAATGGTGCAAAAATCACTTTATTACAAGAAGATTTGAGCAAGCATGAACGGGTGACTGGGATTGTACAATATCTTTTAGCAACCATCGAAGAAGATGATCAGGTGGAGGGAATATACTTGATTAACAATGCAGGAATGGTCGACCCGATAAAGCCTGCTGGGAAAGCGGAGGAGTCCGCGATGATCAAAGCTGTTCATCTCAACCTCCTTACACCGATGCTCATGACAAATGAATTCATCCGGCTGACGGAGGAATGGACCTGCAAAAAGGTAATTGTCAATATCAGTTCCGGTGCAGCAAATCATCCAATCCATGGTTGGAACACCTATTGCACGACAAAGGCCGGGCTAGATATGTTCACGAAAACGGTAGGACTCGAGCAAAGCCAAGCTACACATCCGACAACCATTCTCTCTTTTTCACCAGGGATCATGGATACAGCTATGCAAGGAGTCATCCGTAGCTCTGACAAAGAGAATTTCAATAATGTAGAAATGTTCAAATCCTACCATGAAGAGGGGCAATTAAGAAGTCCGGAGTTTGTAGCCAAAAAAATGATTGATTTACTATTTTCAAGTAATGTAGAAAACGGAAGAGTCTATGATATTAAAGAATTCCTCTAA
- a CDS encoding site-2 protease family protein, translating into MLDTLMFFYLIVPLVHLIHEAGHVSMAKLYKVKNTEIGIGVGPKILDFYFKGTRIQLNIIPFLGGYSSNAHAGKMSKKEIALISFGGPLFNLLSILLILPFWTPFQFSFSALFVYFSLWIGIINLIPFKLGEKRSDGWQIASSLIRFKKR; encoded by the coding sequence ATGCTTGATACATTGATGTTTTTTTACTTGATTGTACCGCTTGTCCATCTGATTCATGAGGCAGGTCATGTGAGTATGGCAAAACTATATAAGGTGAAAAACACGGAGATTGGGATTGGGGTAGGCCCGAAGATCTTGGATTTCTATTTTAAGGGGACACGCATTCAGCTCAACATCATCCCATTTTTGGGAGGGTACTCCAGCAATGCACATGCAGGAAAGATGTCAAAGAAAGAAATTGCTTTGATTTCCTTTGGTGGGCCTCTTTTTAACTTACTATCCATCCTTTTGATTCTACCTTTTTGGACTCCATTCCAGTTTTCTTTTTCAGCTTTGTTTGTCTATTTCAGCCTCTGGATTGGCATTATCAATCTTATTCCCTTTAAACTAGGAGAAAAACGCTCGGACGGCTGGCAGATTGCTTCTTCCCTGATTAGGTTTAAAAAAAGATAG